The genomic window TCCGTCACGTACTGCTGGTTGCGGCCGGCCGGACCGTCCGCCACCAGCTTGAAGTCGTCGGTCACCGCCTTGGCCATGCTGAACTTCAGCGCCTTCAGCGTCCCGTCCGAGGTGGGCAGGTCGACGATCCCCTCGAACCGCAGCCCCGTCATGGTGACCTTCGAACCGGTCAGCTTCGACGGCTGTCGGGCCACCTTCGGCTGCCCCGGCTCGGGAGCGATCTTCGGCATCAGCCGGCCCGGCTGGGCGGTGCCGGGCTTGGCGGGCTTGGCGGGCTTCCCGGCGGGGCAGTCGCTTCCCGACCCGGTGGCGGTCGGCGTCGGCGCGGCGGCCGGGCCGGCCGCCCCGGCGCTCGGGGTGGGGGTGGCGCTCGCCGACGGGGTTGGGCTGGGCTCGGCCTGGGGCCCACCGGTGAACAGGTCCCCGATGCCACCCAGGATGTCGGTGAGGATGTTGCCGTCCGAGGTGGCCCCCGGCGACGGGCTCGGGCTGGCCGTCGGTGTCGACGTCGGGAGGGCGCGGCCGGCGGAGGGGGACGGGGTGCTGACCTTCCCCGGCGGCTTCGGGCAGGCGGTCGCGGCGGGCGACGGCGGGGCCGCCCGTACCGGCTGCGGCTGGATGGCCACCAGCCCGGCGGCGGAGAGACCGAGCACCAGCAGCGCCACCGCGAAGTACCGGGGGTCGCGGGAGCCGCCGGACGGCTCGGGCGGGTCGTCCGGCCCGGCCGCCGGCGCCCCGTCGCCGGACCGGGCCGTCGCCGCGTCGCGCTGCCGTGGTACGCCCCGGCTGTCGGCCGGCATCAGCTCGTCGACCAGGCCCGGGTCGTCGGATCCAGTGGTGGCCGGCGGGGTCCCGGCGACCCGCCCGTCGGGGCCGTCGCCTTCCGCGGGGGCGGGCCGGGCGGTCGGCGCCCAGGCGAAACCGAGGGCGCTGCCGACCATGCCGAGCAGCAGGCCGAGGAAGAAGCCGCCGAGGTTGAGCCCCATCAGCGAGTAGATCGTGGTGACCGCCGCGACGATCGCGTAGAACAGCCGCTGAGCTGGGCTGAACCAGAGCAGCAGCCCGCAGGTGAGCAGGATGACCGGGATCAGCAGCGAGTACAGCCCGGTGGATCCGCTGTGGAA from Micromonospora kangleipakensis includes these protein-coding regions:
- a CDS encoding DUF6114 domain-containing protein — encoded protein: MTTADPQHVRAGGVGRVWRGFRRWRRTRPFWGGLFTALAGVEMFASTRMTLNGLSFHSGSTGLYSLLIPVILLTCGLLLWFSPAQRLFYAIVAAVTTIYSLMGLNLGGFFLGLLLGMVGSALGFAWAPTARPAPAEGDGPDGRVAGTPPATTGSDDPGLVDELMPADSRGVPRQRDAATARSGDGAPAAGPDDPPEPSGGSRDPRYFAVALLVLGLSAAGLVAIQPQPVRAAPPSPAATACPKPPGKVSTPSPSAGRALPTSTPTASPSPSPGATSDGNILTDILGGIGDLFTGGPQAEPSPTPSASATPTPSAGAAGPAAAPTPTATGSGSDCPAGKPAKPAKPGTAQPGRLMPKIAPEPGQPKVARQPSKLTGSKVTMTGLRFEGIVDLPTSDGTLKALKFSMAKAVTDDFKLVADGPAGRNQQYVTDRLTVQGDVAFYATRFVGRLLGIKITLTPDLPFPDGIPVTSPIPITFTDPVVDLAFVDCDTLTARPALALSLS